The genome window TGCTGGCGCTCATTGCGCTCTACATCGCGTTCTTCGGTCCCGCGCATCGCATTAGAGTGACGCCGGCGCAGATGGCGGAAGCGCTGTCCGCCACCGCGCCGCGCTGACATCGATCAGGAGCTCAAAATGTTCGAACTCGACGTCGTCACGCTCTCGCGCCTGCAGTTTGCGCTAACGGCGATGTATCACTTCCTGTTCGTGCCGCTGACGCTCGGCCTCGCCCTGCTGCTCGCCATCATGGAGAGCGTCTATGTGATGACGGGGCGAAAGGTCTG of Methylocystis sp. SC2 contains these proteins:
- the cydP gene encoding cytochrome oxidase putative small subunit CydP → MRTRPLGREIAIALGFKLLALIALYIAFFGPAHRIRVTPAQMAEALSATAPR